One window of Zalophus californianus isolate mZalCal1 chromosome 3, mZalCal1.pri.v2, whole genome shotgun sequence genomic DNA carries:
- the ZNF804A gene encoding zinc finger protein 804A, giving the protein MECYYIVISSTHLSNGHFRNIKGVFRGPLSKNGNKTLDYAEKENTIAKALEDLKANFYCELCDKQYYKHQEFDNHINSYDHAHKQRLKELKQREFARNVASKSRKDERKQEKALQRLHKLAELRKETVCAPGSGPMFKSTTVTVKENCNEISQRVVVDSVNNQEDFKYTLIHSEKNTRDVTTVAADPESANNYTAKNNQLGDQAQGIHRHKIGFSFAFPKKASVKLESSAAAFSEYNDDASVEKGFSRKSRFVPGACHLQLSSPTDVLLSSEEKANSFHPPEGMCTDKETAHTQEMKEFISEKDTFLLPSFCQFQLPLSSDADCQNSVPLDQIPLEDVIINEDIPRSDNSSELLGNKSTVLDFANDCLSLQTTTEENVKDSDASTVETANKNYGPERLAPSHSEEENITLHKKTDLSKRPCEPFVPVLNKDGSTILQWPSEMLIYTTTQPSISYSCNPLCFDFKAAKLNNHLDKNKLPLNDLSFQQRGEDICKRPVSECKNTSLAGLTDYDTGGSRNECTQVTPLLVADTPSNNCNSGKNETVGQRNRNISCRIRRTKKYNLTKNQVKQDTLDEKYNKIRLKDTHEHWFHKSRRKKKRKKLCQHHHGEKTKEPEIRFKMESENCYTDITRKNLLETISEKRCLAAEQLLDSHQLPDKRPKSSSICLSENEEMCKAQNTEYDSNDAISSKNHCTKNSVVLSEQSNPTMLHSGKPNLTYSRTYCSWKVKMASCSQDHRCLALQNDMSCLSQNQAVKRGYNSLINESERSHRKRRQHSCSYSSDESLNRQNYIPEEFLRPPRASAPCKPKRKRRRKRSRFHIGPQAFELKDNTHYPRKGNSSLGHQDELVSKDKNGEIKAQEIANAERNSDPADQAEDKHTLHLGSPLAPEARGEAEHSVMAATSGEAADISQEHAASGHAASAPTEEETDNALLGRQERSEDINIHEKQIPLKVPNPERSLRQSQPKSYLCHYELAEALPPGKVNEASTEWLRFNSGILNTQPPLPFKEAPVSGHTFVTTEQILAPLALPEQALLIPIENPEKFRNLPCEVYQHILPPNMLANKVKFTFPPAALPPPSTPLQPLPLPQPLCSTSVTTLHHAVLQQHAAAAAAAAAAAAAAAGTFKVLQPHQQFVSQAPALPRTPLPRISVGPVGPRLCPGNQPPFVAPPQMPIIPASVLHPSHLAFPPLPHALFPSLLSPHPTVIPLQPLF; this is encoded by the exons AGGCTCAAAGAACTGAAACAAAGGGAATTTGCTCGAAATGTAGCATCTAAATCcaggaaagatgaaagaaaacaggaaaaggcaCTCCAACGCCTGCACAAGCTGGCCGAGCTAAGAAAGGAAACTGTGTG tGCTCCTGGAAGTGGCCCCATGTTCAAGTCAACAACTGTTACTGTGAAAGAAAATTGTAATGAAATTTCCCAAAGAGTTGTTGTGGATTCAGTTAATAACCAGGAAGATTTCAAATATACTTTGATTCACAGTGAAAAGAATACTAGAGATGTTACCACTGTTGCTGCAGATCCAGAAAGTGCAAATAATTATACAGCAAAAAATAACCAACTTGGGGACCAAGCCCAAGGAATTCACAGACACAAAATTggcttttcttttgcatttccaaaGAAAGCATCCGTGAAGCTGGAGTCTTCAGCTGCAGCCTTCTCCGAATACAATGATGATGCCTCTGTGGAAAAAGGATTTAGCAGAAAAAGTAGATTTGTCCCTGGTGCTTGTCATCTTCAACTATCTTCACCAACAGATGTGCTTTTGAGTTCTGAGGAGAAAGCTAACTCTTTTCATCCACCAGAAGGAATGTGCACTGACAAAGAAACTGCTCACACTCAAGAGATGAAAGAATTTATTAGTGAAAAAGATACATTTCTATTACCCTCATTTTGCCAGTTTCAACTCCCTTTATCTTCCGATGCAGATTGCCAAAATTCAGTCCCATTAGATCAAATACCACTGGAAGATGTTATTATTAATGAAGACATACCTAGGAGTGATAACAGTTCTGAATTGTTAGGAAATAAATCCACAGTTCTTGATTTCGCTAATGATTGCTTATCTTTGCAAACTACCACAGAGGAAAATGTTAAGGACAGTGATGCATCTACAGTTGAAactgcaaataaaaattatggtCCTGAGAGGTTGGCCCCTTCACATTCTGAAGAGGAAAATATAACCTTacataaaaaaacagatttatctAAGAGACCATGTGAGCCATTTGTACCTGTACTTAACAAAGATGGATCCACAATCCTTCAGTGGCCATCAGAAATGCTGATTTACACAACTACACAACCATCAATTTCCTATAGCTGTAATCCTCTCTGTTTTGACTTCAAGGCAGCTAAATTAAACAACCATCTAGATAAAAATAAGCTGCCCTTAAATGATCTTTCTTTTCAGCAGaggggagaagacatttgcaagaGACCAGTTTCAGAATGCAAGAACACCTCTCTTGCAGGACTCACTGATTATGACACTGGAGGTAGCAGAAATGAATGCACCCAAGTCACTCCTCTTTTGGTTGCTGATACTCCCTCCAATAACTGTAATTCTGGAAAAAATGAGACTGTGGGTCAGAGGAATAGAAATATTTCCTGTaggatcagaagaacaaaaaaatacaatttgacTAAAAATCAAGTGAAACAGGACACTCTAGAtgagaaatataacaaaataaggTTGAAAGATACTCATGAACACTGGTTCCataaaagtagaaggaagaaaaaaagaaaaaagttatgtcAGCATCACCATGGGGAGAAAACCAAAGAACCAGAAATTCGCTTCAAAATGGAATCAGAAAATTGTTACACTGATATAACTAGGAAAAATCTACTGGAAACAATTTCAGAAAAGCGGTGTCTAGCTGCAGAGCAATTACTGGACTCACATCAGCTACCTGACAAAAGGCCCAAATCGTCGTCCATATGCttaagtgaaaatgaagaaatgtgtAAAGCCCAGAACACTGAATATGATAGTAATGATGCTATCAGTTCTAAAAATCACTGTACAAAGAACTCAGTTGTTTTAAGTGAACAATCCAATCCAACAATGCTACATTCTGGGAAACCTAATTTAACTTACTCCAGAACTTACTGTAGTTGGAAAGTTAAAATGGCCAGCTGTAGTCAGGATCACAGATGCCTAGCTCTTCAAAACGACATGAGCTGCCTGAGTCAGAACCAGGCTGTTAAAAGAGGTTACAATTCTCTCATTAACGAATCAGAAAGATCCCATCGAAAACGCAGACAACATTCATGTTCTTACTCTTCAGACGAAAGCTTAAATCGACAGAATTATATACCAGAGGAATTTCTGAGACCGCCCCGGGCTTCCGCTCCCTGCAAGCCTAAAAGGAAAcggaggagaaaaagaagcagattCCACATCGGACCTCAAGCTTTTGAACTCAAAGACAACACCCATTATCCCAGGAAAGGCAATTCTTCCTTAGGTCACCAGGATGAGTTAGTAAGTAAGGACAAAAACGGGGAAATAAAGGCACAGGAAATTGCGAATGCGGAGAGGAACTCCGACCCAGCGGATCAGGCGGAAGACAAGCACACCTTGCACCTGGGCAGTCCCCTTGCTCCTGAAGCCCGGGGCGAGGCTGAGCATTCGGTGATGGCGGCCACTTCCGGGGAAGCGGCAGACATTTCCCAAGAACACGCCGCATCTGGCCACGCAGCCAGTGCCCCGACGGAAGAAGAAACGGACAATGCCTTGCTGGGACGCCAAGAAAGAAGTGAGGATATAAATATTCACGAGAAGCAAATTCCTCTCAAGGTGCCTAATCCTGAGAGGAGCTTGAGGCAGTCACAGCCGAAATCATACCTCTGCCATTACGAACTGGCCGAGGCCCTTCCGCCAGGAAAGGTGAATGAGGCATCCACCGAGTGGCTGCGTTTTAATTCGGGCATCCTTAACACACAACCGCCCCTGCCGTTCAAGGAAGCCCCCGTCAGTGGTCACACCTTTGTAACGACAGAGCAAATCCTGGCTCCATTAGCTTTACCAGAACAGGCACTACTGATCCCAATAGAAAACCCCGAGAAATTCCGAAACCTGCCCTGTGAGGTCTACCAGCACATCCTGCCGCCCAACATGCTGGCCAACAAGGTCAAGTTTACTTTTCCTCCAGCGGCCCTCCCACCGCCTAGCACACCTCTGCAGCCTTTGCCTCTGCCACAGCCCTTATGTTCTACCTCCGTAACCACTCTCCACCACGCTGTTCTGCAGCAGcacgcggccgccgccgccgccgccgccgctgccgccgccgccgccgcgggaaCCTTCAAAGTGCTCCAGCCCCACCAACAGTTTGTGTCCCAAGCTCCGGCTCTCCCCAGAACACCGTTACCTCGGATCTCAGTAGGACCGGTCGGACCACGGCTTTGTCCTGGCAATCAGCCACCTTTTGTTGCTCCTCCTCAGATGCCAATCATCCCAGCTTCAGTTCTTCATCCTAGCCATCTGGCTTTCCCACCTTTACCCCATGCCCTCTTTCCTTCGCTGCTTTCCCCGCACCCTACTGTCATCCCACTACAGCCCCTCTTCTAG